In Bos taurus isolate L1 Dominette 01449 registration number 42190680 breed Hereford chromosome 11, ARS-UCD2.0, whole genome shotgun sequence, one DNA window encodes the following:
- the FOSL2 gene encoding fos-related antigen 2 isoform X2 has product MSVTPPGLKKFRVDMPGSGSAFIPTINAITTSQDLQWMVQPTVITSMSSPYPRSHPYSPLPGLASVPGHMALPRPGVIKTIGTTVGRRRRDEQLSPEEEEKRRIRRERNKLAAAKCRNRRRELTEKLQAETEELEEEKSGLQKEIAELQKEKEKLEFMLVAHGPVCKISPEERRSPPASGLQALRGGASGGVGAVVVKQEPLEEDSPSSSSAGLDKAQRSVIKPISIAGGFYGEEPLHTPIVVTSTPAITPGTSNLVFTYPSVLEQESPASPSESCSKAHRRSSSSGDQSSDSLNSPTLLAL; this is encoded by the exons ATGTCTGTGACCCCACCCGGGCTCAAG AAATTCCGGGTAGATATGCCTGGCTCAGGCAGCGCCTTCATCCCTACCATCAACGCCATCACGACCAGCCAGGATCTGCAGTGGATGGTGCAGCCCACGGTGATCACTTCCATGTCCAGCCCATACCCCCGCTCGCACCCCTACAGCCCCCTGCCAGGCCTGGCCTCTGTCCCCGGGCACATGGCCCTCCCGAGACCCGGTGTGATCAAGACCATTGGCACCACGGTGGGCCGCAGGAGGAGAGATGAGCAG CTGTCCCCTGAAGAGGAGGAGAAGCGTCGAATTCGGAGGGAGAGGAACAAGCTGGCTGCGGCCAAGTGCCGGAACCGCCGCCGGGAGCTGACGGAGAAGCTGCAGGCG GAGActgaggagctggaggaggagaagTCGGGCCTGCAGAAGGAGATCGCCGAactgcagaaagagaaagagaagctggAGTTCATGCTGGTGGCCCATGGGCCCGTGTGCAAGATCAGCCCCGAGGAACGCCGGTCCCCGCCGGCCTCTGGGCTGCAGGCCCTGCGCGGCGGGGCCAGTGGAGGGGTCGGTGCCGTGGTGGTGAAACAGgagcccctggaagaggacagCCCCTCGTCCTCATCGGCGGGGCTGGACAAGGCCCAGCGCTCCGTGATCAAGCCCATCAGCATTGCTGGGGGCTTCTATGGCGAGGAGCCCCTGCACACCCCCATCGTGGTGACCTCCACTCCTGCCATCACTCCGGGCACCTCGAACCTCGTCTTCACCTACCCCAGTGTGCTGGAGCAGGAGTCGCCGGCATCGCCTTCTGAGTCCTGCTCCAAGGCTCACCGCAGAAGCAGTAGCAGTGGGGACCAGTCATCAGACTCCTTGAACTCCCCTACTCTGCTGGCTCTGTAA
- the FOSL2 gene encoding fos-related antigen 2 has protein sequence MYQDYPGNFDTSSRGSSGSPAHAESYSSGGGGQQKFRVDMPGSGSAFIPTINAITTSQDLQWMVQPTVITSMSSPYPRSHPYSPLPGLASVPGHMALPRPGVIKTIGTTVGRRRRDEQLSPEEEEKRRIRRERNKLAAAKCRNRRRELTEKLQAETEELEEEKSGLQKEIAELQKEKEKLEFMLVAHGPVCKISPEERRSPPASGLQALRGGASGGVGAVVVKQEPLEEDSPSSSSAGLDKAQRSVIKPISIAGGFYGEEPLHTPIVVTSTPAITPGTSNLVFTYPSVLEQESPASPSESCSKAHRRSSSSGDQSSDSLNSPTLLAL, from the exons ATGTACCAGGATTATCCCGGGAACTTTGACACCTCGTCCCGGGGCAGCAGCGGCTCTCCTGCGCACGCCGAGTCCTACtccagcggcggcggcggccagcAG AAATTCCGGGTAGATATGCCTGGCTCAGGCAGCGCCTTCATCCCTACCATCAACGCCATCACGACCAGCCAGGATCTGCAGTGGATGGTGCAGCCCACGGTGATCACTTCCATGTCCAGCCCATACCCCCGCTCGCACCCCTACAGCCCCCTGCCAGGCCTGGCCTCTGTCCCCGGGCACATGGCCCTCCCGAGACCCGGTGTGATCAAGACCATTGGCACCACGGTGGGCCGCAGGAGGAGAGATGAGCAG CTGTCCCCTGAAGAGGAGGAGAAGCGTCGAATTCGGAGGGAGAGGAACAAGCTGGCTGCGGCCAAGTGCCGGAACCGCCGCCGGGAGCTGACGGAGAAGCTGCAGGCG GAGActgaggagctggaggaggagaagTCGGGCCTGCAGAAGGAGATCGCCGAactgcagaaagagaaagagaagctggAGTTCATGCTGGTGGCCCATGGGCCCGTGTGCAAGATCAGCCCCGAGGAACGCCGGTCCCCGCCGGCCTCTGGGCTGCAGGCCCTGCGCGGCGGGGCCAGTGGAGGGGTCGGTGCCGTGGTGGTGAAACAGgagcccctggaagaggacagCCCCTCGTCCTCATCGGCGGGGCTGGACAAGGCCCAGCGCTCCGTGATCAAGCCCATCAGCATTGCTGGGGGCTTCTATGGCGAGGAGCCCCTGCACACCCCCATCGTGGTGACCTCCACTCCTGCCATCACTCCGGGCACCTCGAACCTCGTCTTCACCTACCCCAGTGTGCTGGAGCAGGAGTCGCCGGCATCGCCTTCTGAGTCCTGCTCCAAGGCTCACCGCAGAAGCAGTAGCAGTGGGGACCAGTCATCAGACTCCTTGAACTCCCCTACTCTGCTGGCTCTGTAA
- the FOSL2 gene encoding fos-related antigen 2 isoform X1, whose product MCLSIRPSSSSKEPFKPEGLKFRVDMPGSGSAFIPTINAITTSQDLQWMVQPTVITSMSSPYPRSHPYSPLPGLASVPGHMALPRPGVIKTIGTTVGRRRRDEQLSPEEEEKRRIRRERNKLAAAKCRNRRRELTEKLQAETEELEEEKSGLQKEIAELQKEKEKLEFMLVAHGPVCKISPEERRSPPASGLQALRGGASGGVGAVVVKQEPLEEDSPSSSSAGLDKAQRSVIKPISIAGGFYGEEPLHTPIVVTSTPAITPGTSNLVFTYPSVLEQESPASPSESCSKAHRRSSSSGDQSSDSLNSPTLLAL is encoded by the exons ATGTGCCTGTCCATTCGGCCCAGCAGCTCAAGCAAGGAGCCTTTCAAACCAGAGGGATTG AAATTCCGGGTAGATATGCCTGGCTCAGGCAGCGCCTTCATCCCTACCATCAACGCCATCACGACCAGCCAGGATCTGCAGTGGATGGTGCAGCCCACGGTGATCACTTCCATGTCCAGCCCATACCCCCGCTCGCACCCCTACAGCCCCCTGCCAGGCCTGGCCTCTGTCCCCGGGCACATGGCCCTCCCGAGACCCGGTGTGATCAAGACCATTGGCACCACGGTGGGCCGCAGGAGGAGAGATGAGCAG CTGTCCCCTGAAGAGGAGGAGAAGCGTCGAATTCGGAGGGAGAGGAACAAGCTGGCTGCGGCCAAGTGCCGGAACCGCCGCCGGGAGCTGACGGAGAAGCTGCAGGCG GAGActgaggagctggaggaggagaagTCGGGCCTGCAGAAGGAGATCGCCGAactgcagaaagagaaagagaagctggAGTTCATGCTGGTGGCCCATGGGCCCGTGTGCAAGATCAGCCCCGAGGAACGCCGGTCCCCGCCGGCCTCTGGGCTGCAGGCCCTGCGCGGCGGGGCCAGTGGAGGGGTCGGTGCCGTGGTGGTGAAACAGgagcccctggaagaggacagCCCCTCGTCCTCATCGGCGGGGCTGGACAAGGCCCAGCGCTCCGTGATCAAGCCCATCAGCATTGCTGGGGGCTTCTATGGCGAGGAGCCCCTGCACACCCCCATCGTGGTGACCTCCACTCCTGCCATCACTCCGGGCACCTCGAACCTCGTCTTCACCTACCCCAGTGTGCTGGAGCAGGAGTCGCCGGCATCGCCTTCTGAGTCCTGCTCCAAGGCTCACCGCAGAAGCAGTAGCAGTGGGGACCAGTCATCAGACTCCTTGAACTCCCCTACTCTGCTGGCTCTGTAA
- the FOSL2 gene encoding fos-related antigen 2 isoform X3 has product MPGSGSAFIPTINAITTSQDLQWMVQPTVITSMSSPYPRSHPYSPLPGLASVPGHMALPRPGVIKTIGTTVGRRRRDEQLSPEEEEKRRIRRERNKLAAAKCRNRRRELTEKLQAETEELEEEKSGLQKEIAELQKEKEKLEFMLVAHGPVCKISPEERRSPPASGLQALRGGASGGVGAVVVKQEPLEEDSPSSSSAGLDKAQRSVIKPISIAGGFYGEEPLHTPIVVTSTPAITPGTSNLVFTYPSVLEQESPASPSESCSKAHRRSSSSGDQSSDSLNSPTLLAL; this is encoded by the exons ATGCCTGGCTCAGGCAGCGCCTTCATCCCTACCATCAACGCCATCACGACCAGCCAGGATCTGCAGTGGATGGTGCAGCCCACGGTGATCACTTCCATGTCCAGCCCATACCCCCGCTCGCACCCCTACAGCCCCCTGCCAGGCCTGGCCTCTGTCCCCGGGCACATGGCCCTCCCGAGACCCGGTGTGATCAAGACCATTGGCACCACGGTGGGCCGCAGGAGGAGAGATGAGCAG CTGTCCCCTGAAGAGGAGGAGAAGCGTCGAATTCGGAGGGAGAGGAACAAGCTGGCTGCGGCCAAGTGCCGGAACCGCCGCCGGGAGCTGACGGAGAAGCTGCAGGCG GAGActgaggagctggaggaggagaagTCGGGCCTGCAGAAGGAGATCGCCGAactgcagaaagagaaagagaagctggAGTTCATGCTGGTGGCCCATGGGCCCGTGTGCAAGATCAGCCCCGAGGAACGCCGGTCCCCGCCGGCCTCTGGGCTGCAGGCCCTGCGCGGCGGGGCCAGTGGAGGGGTCGGTGCCGTGGTGGTGAAACAGgagcccctggaagaggacagCCCCTCGTCCTCATCGGCGGGGCTGGACAAGGCCCAGCGCTCCGTGATCAAGCCCATCAGCATTGCTGGGGGCTTCTATGGCGAGGAGCCCCTGCACACCCCCATCGTGGTGACCTCCACTCCTGCCATCACTCCGGGCACCTCGAACCTCGTCTTCACCTACCCCAGTGTGCTGGAGCAGGAGTCGCCGGCATCGCCTTCTGAGTCCTGCTCCAAGGCTCACCGCAGAAGCAGTAGCAGTGGGGACCAGTCATCAGACTCCTTGAACTCCCCTACTCTGCTGGCTCTGTAA